The proteins below are encoded in one region of Micromonospora pisi:
- a CDS encoding YihY/virulence factor BrkB family protein, which translates to MNLLDRVVGRAERRVRVWRGRSPVFDHFCRAVGRYVEVLGGRLAAGIAYYGFFAVFALGLVAYWIFGAVLGESQRVNEGTAHFFRQNLPFLDPEQIQQGSRRVGIIGLVLLVITGIGWVEAIRSSQRLVYRLNQQPGYVVIRQLIDLVVVLGVFLLLGISVGAVDTLQSLLRLAIGSHSVLVSITSWVLALVINVVLATALMLAVPRLRITPRRLFSPVLLVALGVTLLNSVGRYYVIRFERNLAYTAVAGTVGLLVYLYLLNQLLLFGAALAATSHRGRVIDLAADDPPAPGPPRVGEPR; encoded by the coding sequence GTGAACCTCCTGGATCGGGTGGTGGGACGCGCCGAGCGGCGGGTGCGGGTCTGGCGTGGCCGGTCGCCGGTGTTCGACCATTTCTGCCGGGCGGTCGGGCGTTACGTCGAGGTGTTGGGCGGGCGGCTCGCCGCCGGCATCGCGTACTACGGGTTCTTCGCGGTGTTCGCGCTCGGCCTGGTGGCGTACTGGATCTTCGGTGCGGTGCTGGGCGAGAGCCAGCGGGTCAACGAGGGAACCGCGCACTTCTTCCGGCAGAACCTGCCGTTCCTGGATCCGGAGCAGATCCAGCAGGGGTCCCGGCGGGTCGGCATCATCGGCCTGGTCCTGCTGGTGATCACGGGCATCGGTTGGGTGGAGGCGATCCGGTCCTCGCAGCGCCTTGTCTACCGGCTCAACCAGCAGCCCGGGTACGTGGTGATCCGGCAGCTGATCGACCTGGTGGTGGTGCTCGGTGTGTTCCTGCTGCTGGGTATCTCGGTTGGTGCGGTGGACACGCTCCAGTCGCTGCTGAGGCTGGCCATCGGCTCGCATTCGGTGCTGGTCTCGATCACCAGTTGGGTGTTGGCGCTGGTGATCAACGTGGTGTTGGCGACGGCGCTGATGCTGGCGGTGCCCCGGCTGCGGATCACTCCGCGTCGGCTCTTCTCGCCGGTGTTGCTGGTGGCGCTCGGCGTGACCCTGCTGAACTCGGTCGGTCGCTACTACGTGATCCGGTTCGAGCGGAACCTGGCGTACACGGCGGTGGCCGGCACCGTCGGCCTGCTGGTCTATCTCTATCTGTTGAACCAGTTGCTGCTCTTCGGTGCCGCGCTGGCGGCGACGAGCCACCGGGGACGGGTGATCGACCTGGCGGCCGACGACCCGCCCGCGCCGGGTCCGCCACGGGTGGGCGAGCCGCGCTGA
- a CDS encoding 2'-5' RNA ligase family protein yields MVRTDGSQQTESSPTRIGVAVDIPEPWGGLLTRRRAEAGDPQAAYVPAHLTLLGPTEIAPEYLPAVEAHLEKVAADHPPYTLHLRGTGTFRPITEVVFVAVAAGISECELLAEAINAAPGLRRETRFPYHPHVTVAHDVDPTALDRVYEDLAGFEARIEVAGFTLFSHSGEARWQPRRDYLLGG; encoded by the coding sequence ATGGTTCGTACGGACGGGTCGCAGCAGACCGAGAGCAGCCCGACCCGGATCGGGGTCGCGGTGGACATCCCGGAACCGTGGGGTGGGTTGCTCACCCGGCGTCGGGCCGAGGCGGGTGACCCGCAGGCGGCGTACGTGCCCGCGCACCTGACCCTGCTCGGGCCGACCGAGATCGCCCCGGAGTACCTGCCGGCGGTGGAGGCCCACCTGGAGAAGGTGGCCGCCGACCATCCGCCGTACACCCTGCACCTGCGGGGAACGGGCACGTTCCGGCCGATCACGGAGGTGGTCTTCGTGGCGGTGGCGGCGGGGATCAGCGAGTGCGAACTGTTGGCCGAGGCCATCAACGCCGCGCCCGGCCTGCGCCGGGAGACCCGGTTTCCGTACCACCCGCACGTGACGGTGGCGCACGACGTCGACCCGACTGCGCTGGACCGGGTGTACGAGGACCTGGCGGGTTTCGAGGCGCGCATCGAGGTGGCCGGGTTCACCCTCTTCTCGCACAGTGGTGAGGCGCGTTGGCAGCCGCGTCGGGACTATCTGCTGGGCGGTTGA
- the trpS gene encoding tryptophan--tRNA ligase → MSDVPARPRVLSGIQPTADSFHLGNYLGAVRNWVAMQETHDAFYCVVDLHAITAGHDPVVLRQRTRVAAAQLLAVGLDPERCTLFVQSQVPEHAQLAWVLSCITGFGEASRMTQFKDKSAKQGADRSSVGLFTYPILQAADILLYQADAVPVGEDQRQHLELTRDLAQRFNTLFGATFTVPAPYIVRDTAKIVDLQDPSAKMSKSASSPAGLIELLDDPARSAKKIRSAVTDTGREVTFDQAAKPGVSNLLTIYAALTARSIDELVEAYEGKGYGDLKKDLAAVVTEFVTPIQERTRAYLDDPAQLDKLLAIGAEKARAVASTTLAAAYDRIGFLPAARRD, encoded by the coding sequence ATGTCCGACGTTCCTGCCCGACCCCGGGTGCTCTCCGGCATCCAGCCGACCGCCGACTCCTTCCACCTGGGCAACTACCTGGGCGCGGTCCGCAACTGGGTCGCGATGCAGGAGACGCACGACGCGTTCTACTGCGTGGTCGACCTGCACGCGATCACCGCCGGGCACGATCCGGTGGTGCTGCGTCAGCGGACCCGGGTGGCGGCGGCCCAGTTGCTCGCGGTCGGGCTGGACCCGGAGCGGTGCACCCTGTTCGTGCAGTCGCAGGTGCCGGAGCACGCCCAGTTGGCCTGGGTGCTGAGCTGCATCACCGGGTTCGGTGAGGCCAGCCGGATGACCCAGTTCAAGGACAAGTCCGCCAAGCAGGGCGCGGACCGGTCCAGCGTCGGGCTCTTCACCTATCCGATCCTGCAGGCCGCGGACATCCTGCTCTACCAGGCGGACGCGGTTCCGGTCGGTGAGGACCAGCGGCAGCACCTGGAGCTGACCCGGGATCTGGCGCAGCGGTTCAACACCCTCTTCGGAGCCACCTTCACCGTCCCGGCGCCGTACATCGTGCGGGACACCGCCAAGATCGTCGACCTGCAGGACCCGAGCGCGAAGATGTCCAAGTCGGCGTCGTCGCCGGCTGGTCTGATCGAGCTGCTGGACGACCCGGCCCGGTCGGCGAAGAAGATCAGGTCGGCGGTCACCGACACCGGTCGGGAGGTCACCTTCGACCAGGCCGCCAAGCCCGGCGTCTCGAACCTGCTCACCATCTACGCGGCGCTCACCGCCCGCAGCATCGACGAGCTGGTCGAGGCGTACGAGGGCAAGGGGTACGGGGACCTGAAGAAGGACCTGGCCGCGGTGGTGACCGAGTTCGTCACGCCGATCCAGGAACGGACCCGGGCGTACCTCGACGATCCGGCACAGCTGGACAAGCTGCTGGCGATCGGCGCGGAGAAGGCCCGGGCGGTCGCCTCGACCACCCTGGCTGCGGCGTACGACCGGATCGGCTTCCTGCCCGCGGCCCGGCGTGACTAG
- a CDS encoding RNA polymerase sigma factor, which translates to MPDQHGRGGTSADRAIGELYHGCYRRLVTQVYAFTLDLAEAQDVVQEAFARALARPRGLTDIDNPEAWLRTVAINVVRRRWRRRQLLDTILRRDRPVLRLVEAAPGPERADLREALAELPVGYREVLVLHYFADLPVDEVAQVLGVAVGTVKSRLHRGRVALAARLGDYRDGAEPADLTDPASARAAGAGPRRPAADTGSSRPATDTGSTEVTHA; encoded by the coding sequence GTGCCAGACCAGCACGGCCGGGGCGGGACCTCGGCGGACAGGGCGATCGGCGAGCTGTACCACGGCTGCTACCGACGCCTGGTCACCCAGGTCTACGCGTTCACCCTCGATCTCGCCGAGGCGCAGGACGTGGTGCAGGAGGCGTTCGCCCGGGCGCTGGCCCGACCACGCGGACTGACCGACATCGACAACCCCGAGGCGTGGCTGCGTACGGTCGCGATCAACGTGGTCCGCCGCCGGTGGCGTCGCCGGCAACTGCTGGACACCATCCTCCGCCGCGACCGACCCGTACTCCGGCTGGTCGAGGCGGCCCCCGGACCGGAACGGGCCGACCTGCGCGAGGCACTCGCCGAGCTTCCGGTCGGCTACCGCGAGGTGTTGGTACTGCACTACTTCGCCGACCTGCCGGTGGACGAGGTCGCCCAGGTGCTCGGCGTGGCGGTCGGGACGGTCAAGTCGCGACTGCACCGGGGGCGGGTGGCACTCGCCGCCCGGCTCGGCGACTACCGCGACGGTGCGGAGCCGGCCGACCTCACCGACCCCGCCTCGGCCCGGGCCGCCGGCGCCGGCCCACGCCGACCCGCCGCCGACACCGGCTCCTCCCGACCCGCCACCGACACCGGCAGCACCGAGGTGACCCATGCCTGA
- a CDS encoding hemolysin family protein: MRVSGSTGPRRRPPGRPTRQPGPVARGLARVVVRAADAATRLVTAMLGASPTSGRERISESELRDLVAANTVLDPVERRIIDEVLVAGASLVREVMVPRTDVVFLNARLTLDEAGQLVRAETHTRYPVVDLPHDDVIGFVHLRDVLLRPQHDGRATIRDLTREVKQLPGSKRVLAALTEMRRERQHLAVVVDEYGGTAGIVTLEDLIEELVGEIHDEYDAAPEPVGAGLPAVVDGRLNLADFADRAGFALPDGPYETVGGFVMAALGRVPAPGDEVRVPADPTGSGGPVRPPEDEPAPVDAGADGGQDTDDPDRGGYDAGWVLRVLALDGRRVARIGISLAHLPEQRRAFRLPEPPPSA; this comes from the coding sequence ATGCGGGTATCCGGCAGTACCGGGCCCCGGCGCAGACCGCCGGGGCGTCCTACTCGACAACCCGGCCCGGTCGCCCGTGGGCTGGCCCGGGTGGTCGTACGCGCGGCCGACGCCGCCACCCGTCTGGTCACCGCCATGCTCGGCGCGAGCCCGACCTCCGGACGGGAGCGGATCAGCGAGTCCGAACTGCGTGACCTGGTGGCCGCGAACACCGTGCTCGACCCGGTGGAGCGCCGGATCATCGACGAGGTGCTGGTGGCCGGCGCGAGCCTGGTACGCGAGGTGATGGTGCCCCGTACCGACGTGGTGTTCCTCAACGCCCGCCTCACCCTCGACGAGGCGGGCCAGCTGGTCCGGGCGGAAACCCACACCCGCTACCCGGTGGTCGACCTGCCGCACGACGACGTGATCGGTTTCGTGCACCTGCGCGACGTGCTGCTCCGGCCCCAGCACGACGGCCGGGCCACCATCCGGGACCTGACCCGGGAGGTCAAGCAGTTGCCCGGAAGCAAGCGGGTGCTCGCCGCGCTGACCGAGATGCGCCGGGAGCGGCAGCACCTCGCCGTGGTGGTGGACGAGTACGGCGGCACCGCCGGCATCGTCACCCTGGAGGACCTGATCGAGGAGCTGGTCGGCGAGATCCACGACGAGTACGACGCCGCCCCCGAACCGGTCGGCGCCGGGCTGCCGGCGGTGGTCGACGGCCGGCTCAACCTGGCCGACTTCGCCGACCGGGCCGGGTTCGCCCTGCCCGACGGCCCGTACGAGACCGTCGGCGGGTTCGTGATGGCCGCGCTCGGCCGGGTGCCGGCACCCGGCGACGAGGTCCGGGTACCCGCCGATCCGACCGGTTCGGGAGGCCCGGTCCGGCCGCCGGAGGACGAGCCCGCGCCGGTCGACGCGGGCGCCGACGGCGGCCAGGACACCGACGACCCGGACCGGGGCGGGTACGACGCCGGCTGGGTGCTGCGGGTGCTCGCGCTGGACGGCCGCCGGGTGGCCCGGATCGGCATCTCCCTGGCCCACCTGCCCGAGCAGCGGCGGGCGTTCCGCCTGCCCGAGCCGCCCCCGTCCGCCTAG
- the galE gene encoding UDP-glucose 4-epimerase GalE, translating into MKLLVTGGAGYIGSIVTRLLIDAGHQVVVLDDLRTGHVEALAPEATFVQARIHDAAQVLTPDAGFDGVLHFAALIAAGESMTRPEIYWENNTVGSLALIDAVRAAGVPRFVFSSTAAVYGNPTELPITENAVKAPTNTYGATKLAVDMALTSEAIAHRLGAVSLRYFNVAGAYIRPERQLGERHDPESHLIPIALEVAAGRREKLQLFGDDYPTADGTCVRDYIHIEDLARAHLLALGAATPGEHRIYNLGNGNGFSNRQVVEVVREVTGHPLPVEMAPRREGDPAELVASSDRARTELGWVPAKPTLAEMVGDAWSFYRQHILPEKTE; encoded by the coding sequence GTGAAACTGCTCGTCACTGGTGGCGCAGGCTACATCGGCAGCATCGTCACCCGGCTCCTGATCGACGCCGGACACCAGGTGGTCGTCCTGGACGACCTGCGTACCGGCCACGTCGAGGCGCTCGCCCCGGAGGCGACCTTCGTCCAGGCCCGGATTCACGACGCCGCCCAGGTGCTCACCCCGGACGCCGGCTTTGACGGGGTGCTGCACTTCGCGGCGCTGATCGCCGCCGGTGAGTCGATGACCCGGCCGGAGATCTACTGGGAGAACAACACCGTCGGCTCGCTCGCGCTGATCGACGCGGTACGGGCCGCTGGCGTACCCCGGTTCGTCTTCTCCTCCACCGCCGCCGTCTACGGCAACCCGACCGAGCTGCCGATCACCGAGAACGCGGTCAAGGCCCCGACCAACACGTACGGCGCCACCAAGCTCGCGGTCGACATGGCCCTCACCTCCGAGGCGATCGCCCACCGGCTCGGCGCCGTCTCGCTGCGCTACTTCAACGTCGCCGGCGCGTACATCCGCCCCGAACGGCAGCTCGGCGAGCGGCACGACCCGGAGAGCCACCTGATCCCGATCGCGTTGGAGGTCGCCGCCGGCCGCCGGGAGAAGCTGCAGCTCTTCGGCGACGACTACCCGACCGCCGACGGCACCTGCGTACGCGACTACATCCACATCGAGGACCTGGCCCGCGCCCACCTGCTCGCGCTCGGCGCGGCGACCCCGGGCGAGCACCGGATCTACAACCTGGGCAACGGCAACGGGTTCTCCAACCGGCAGGTGGTCGAGGTGGTCCGCGAGGTGACCGGCCACCCGCTGCCGGTGGAGATGGCACCGCGCCGCGAGGGTGACCCGGCCGAACTGGTCGCCTCCTCGGACCGGGCCCGGACCGAACTCGGCTGGGTGCCGGCCAAGCCCACCCTCGCCGAGATGGTCGGCGACGCCTGGAGCTTCTACCGCCAACACATCCTTCCGGAGAAAACCGAATGA